One segment of Triticum aestivum cultivar Chinese Spring chromosome 2A, IWGSC CS RefSeq v2.1, whole genome shotgun sequence DNA contains the following:
- the LOC123187801 gene encoding phosphoserine phosphatase, chloroplastic translates to MHGMASPISVRTSSRHALSVPRSSLVRAAHASHLVIRVADPLFPCAKLSKARAVMAAAMEVSKAPSSSGLANRQPSKEVLETWRNANAVCFDVDSTVCLDEGIDELADFCGAGQAVAEWTTKAMTGTVPFEEALAARISLIKPSLSQVEDCLEKRPPRISPGIADLIKTLKANNTEVFLVSGGFRQMIKPVAFDLGIPTENIIANQLLFGSSGEYAGFDPTEPTSRSGGKAVAVQQIRQDHGYNTLVMIGDGATDLEARQPGGADLFICYAGVQMREAVATKADWTVFEFQELISELS, encoded by the exons ATGCATGGTATGGCCAGTCCGATCAGTGTACGCACCAGCTCGAGGCATGCTCTATCCGTCCCTCGGTCATCTTTAGTTCGAGCAGCACACGCTTCACATTTAGTGATAAGAGTTGCAGATCCATTATTCCCTTGCGCTAAGCTCTCGAAAGCGCGTGCTGTCATGGCAGCAGCAATGGAGGTCTCCAAGGCCCCTTCCTCTTCTGGTTTGGCAAACCGCCAGCCATCCAAAG AGGTTCTTGAGACATGGCGCAATGCCAATGCGGTGTGCTTCGATGTGGATAGCACTGTATGCTTGGATGAGGGTATTGACGAGCTTGCTGATTTCTGTGGGGCTGGGCAGGCAGTTGCCGAGTGGACGACAAA GGCGATGACAGGGACCGTTCCATTTGAAGAGGCTCTTGCTGCCCGGATCTCTTTAATCAAGCCATCTCTGTCCCAAGTTGAGGACTGTTTGGAGAAGAGGCCACCCAG GATTTCTCCTGGAATCGCAGATTTGATTAAGACATTAAAAGCTAATAATACTGAAGTATTCCTTGTGTCAGGAGGTTTCCGGCAAATGATCAAG CCTGTGGCATTTGATCTTGGCATTCCTACTGAAAACATCATAGCAAACCAACTGCTATTTGGGTCATCCGGAGAGTATGCTGGATTTGATCCCACAGAGCCTACTTCTCGAAGTGGGGGTAAAGCAGTAGCTGTGCAACAAATAAGACAG GATCATGGTTACAATACACTGGTTATGATTGGAGATGGTGCCACTGATCTTGAG GCTCGGCAACCTGGTGGGGCAGACTTGTTCATCTGTTACGCCGGTGTCCAGATGAGAGAAGCAGTTGCAACCAAAGCTGACTGGACCGTCTTCGAATTTCAAGAGCTAATTTCTGAATTGTCATAA